From a single Fulvivirga ulvae genomic region:
- a CDS encoding Pycsar system effector family protein has translation MFIETELVKRSKKYAEKVLGNLPKEYSYHSLTHTQEVVAAAEEIGNEIGLSPEQMELVIVAAWFHDVGYKCGFKNHEEESARLMREKLDEFGVDPEKIAEVEKIIKSTQMPQSPEDELSKVMCDADLYHLSTDIYFVRSEELRQELVNVCDEKIPPKDWVKKNLKFLSTHRYFTAYGQNTLEPRKRSNIKKLQKKKDKKVDAEYTQKLESQIEKLKLKIEKNKIMKPDRGIETMFRITSKNHLTLSAMADNKANIMISINSIILSVLVSVLFRKFEDYPNLIIPGMLLVVVCLVTIVFAVLATRPNVSTGTFTKEDIINKKTNLLFFGNFHGMELENYMWGMKEMMKDADFLYGSMIKDIFFLGIVLGKKYRMLRKSYNVFMFGFIAAILSFVIAMVFFPVH, from the coding sequence ATGTTTATAGAAACCGAGCTAGTTAAAAGGTCAAAGAAGTATGCTGAAAAGGTACTGGGCAATCTTCCGAAAGAGTATAGTTATCATAGCCTGACACATACCCAGGAGGTAGTTGCTGCTGCAGAAGAAATTGGCAATGAAATAGGTCTTTCTCCGGAGCAAATGGAATTGGTAATTGTTGCCGCGTGGTTTCATGACGTAGGTTATAAGTGTGGCTTCAAAAACCATGAAGAGGAAAGCGCCAGGCTGATGCGGGAGAAATTAGATGAGTTCGGGGTGGACCCTGAGAAAATAGCAGAGGTGGAAAAAATAATTAAGTCCACCCAAATGCCGCAATCACCGGAAGATGAGCTTTCCAAAGTGATGTGCGATGCTGACCTGTATCATCTCTCTACCGACATCTATTTTGTCAGAAGTGAAGAGCTTCGTCAGGAACTGGTCAACGTTTGTGATGAAAAGATACCTCCTAAAGACTGGGTAAAAAAGAACCTCAAATTTCTAAGTACTCATAGGTACTTTACAGCATACGGACAAAATACTTTAGAACCCAGGAAGCGGAGCAATATAAAGAAGCTACAGAAAAAAAAGGACAAGAAGGTGGATGCAGAATATACCCAAAAGCTTGAGAGTCAGATCGAAAAGCTAAAGCTGAAGATAGAGAAAAACAAAATCATGAAACCGGACAGAGGTATAGAAACCATGTTTAGGATCACCTCTAAAAACCACCTGACACTTAGCGCTATGGCTGACAATAAAGCCAACATTATGATCTCTATCAACTCTATCATTTTGTCGGTTTTAGTTTCAGTACTTTTTCGAAAGTTTGAGGATTATCCGAACCTTATCATCCCTGGAATGTTGCTGGTTGTGGTCTGTCTTGTAACTATTGTATTTGCAGTACTGGCTACCCGGCCAAACGTATCCACCGGTACTTTTACCAAAGAGGATATCATCAACAAAAAGACCAACCTGCTCTTTTTTGGCAATTTCCATGGTATGGAACTCGAAAACTACATGTGGGGCATGAAGGAAATGATGAAGGACGCAGACTTCCTCTACGGAAGTATGATCAAAGACATCTTCTTTTTAGGTATAGTACTCGGCAAGAAGTACCGGATGCTCCGAAAGTCGTACAATGTGTTTATGTTCGGCTTTATTGCAGCTATTCTTTCCTTTGTTATTGCAATGGTGTTTTTTCCGGTTCACTAG
- the ppk1 gene encoding polyphosphate kinase 1, with product MMNNSKYFDRDVSWLSFNRRVLMEAANASVPLYERIKFLAIYSSNLDEFFRVRVAALRSIVDIDKKKINKRFTISPKKLLQEILDEVNLQQEEFGRIKKEMILPELRKNKIILYRNEPIIREHRRAVEHYFKSKILSYLQPVIMTGEKSKAPYLDNRALYFAISLENKLTGETDYAHLNIPTDHLPRFVELPKANEFFYYIAIDDIIRENLDFLFPNHDVKGCYSIKLNRDADLNIEDEYSGDLVKKIRKQIDKRNLGVPSRFLYDNAMPREMLAFLVEKFNLEEDDLVPGGRYHNMYDLFGLQNPRKPAFENEPLEPIRKTCLEENPSVFNAIDQGDVMLHFPYHNYDYVLRFFNEAALDAHVEEIKVTFYRIAPESFISNALISAVNNGKKVTVFVEIKARFDEENNLKWAEKMEKAGIKIIYSIPGLKVHAKVGLVCRRQEDGSLKRYGFFGTGNFNEKTATIYADEALLTCNKEMTEELDRVFEYLYTKEEVSPFKQLLVSQFNITDRFTSMIDREIAHAREGKKAYIILKLNNLQDDIMIDKLYEASQAGVKIDLIIRAICCLRPGVEGLSENITVRRIVDRYLEHSRVFYFYNDGVENLYQGSADWMKRNLYYRIEVVFPILNKNLKKEVMKMLDLQLRDNTKACYINQNLQNIRVKNKETGIQAQVDFYKWLKALENVSASEPEKTPLQ from the coding sequence ATGATGAACAACAGTAAATATTTTGATCGTGATGTAAGTTGGCTTTCCTTCAATAGGAGGGTGTTAATGGAAGCCGCAAATGCTAGTGTTCCTCTTTATGAAAGAATAAAATTTCTCGCCATCTACTCTTCTAACCTAGATGAGTTTTTTAGGGTAAGAGTCGCCGCTCTCCGGAGTATTGTTGACATAGATAAGAAAAAGATAAACAAGCGATTTACAATAAGCCCCAAAAAGCTGTTGCAGGAAATTCTGGATGAAGTTAATCTTCAACAGGAAGAATTTGGACGGATAAAAAAGGAGATGATTCTTCCGGAGCTTAGGAAGAATAAAATAATCCTTTATAGAAATGAGCCTATTATCAGGGAGCACCGAAGAGCTGTAGAACATTATTTTAAAAGTAAGATCCTTTCTTATCTCCAGCCTGTTATTATGACAGGGGAAAAAAGTAAGGCTCCATACCTGGACAACAGGGCGCTGTACTTTGCGATTTCGCTGGAAAATAAGCTTACCGGTGAAACGGATTATGCTCACCTTAATATCCCTACAGATCATTTGCCGAGGTTTGTTGAGCTTCCAAAGGCCAATGAATTCTTTTACTATATAGCAATTGATGATATCATAAGGGAAAATCTGGATTTTCTCTTTCCCAATCATGACGTAAAAGGCTGTTATTCCATTAAACTGAATAGGGATGCAGATCTTAATATTGAGGACGAATACTCGGGAGACTTGGTTAAGAAAATCCGAAAGCAAATTGACAAGAGAAACCTGGGCGTACCTTCGCGGTTTCTATACGATAATGCCATGCCCCGTGAGATGCTGGCGTTCCTTGTGGAGAAATTTAATCTTGAGGAAGACGATCTTGTTCCTGGGGGTAGGTATCACAACATGTATGATCTTTTTGGTCTGCAAAATCCTCGAAAGCCTGCTTTTGAGAATGAACCTCTGGAGCCTATCAGGAAGACATGCCTGGAAGAAAACCCTTCAGTCTTCAATGCTATAGATCAGGGAGATGTAATGCTACACTTCCCGTATCACAACTACGACTATGTTTTACGGTTCTTCAACGAAGCGGCACTTGATGCCCATGTTGAGGAAATTAAGGTGACCTTCTATCGTATTGCACCAGAATCCTTTATAAGCAATGCATTGATCAGTGCCGTCAATAATGGGAAGAAAGTAACCGTTTTCGTTGAGATTAAGGCTCGTTTTGATGAAGAAAACAACTTAAAATGGGCTGAGAAAATGGAAAAGGCAGGTATTAAAATAATTTACAGCATACCCGGCCTGAAAGTTCATGCCAAAGTAGGCTTGGTTTGCAGAAGACAGGAGGACGGATCGCTTAAACGATATGGTTTCTTTGGTACAGGAAATTTCAACGAAAAAACTGCAACTATATACGCTGATGAGGCTTTACTTACCTGTAATAAAGAAATGACAGAAGAGCTTGATCGGGTGTTCGAATATCTTTATACAAAAGAAGAGGTTTCTCCCTTCAAGCAGCTGCTCGTTTCTCAGTTCAACATTACCGATCGGTTTACGTCAATGATTGATCGTGAAATAGCGCATGCCAGGGAAGGGAAAAAGGCCTATATCATCTTAAAGCTAAATAATTTACAGGATGATATCATGATTGACAAGCTATATGAAGCGAGTCAGGCCGGGGTTAAAATTGATTTGATCATCAGGGCTATTTGCTGCCTGCGTCCCGGAGTTGAAGGATTGAGCGAAAATATTACCGTAAGGCGTATAGTAGATCGCTACCTTGAGCATTCCAGGGTGTTTTATTTTTATAATGACGGGGTAGAAAACCTCTATCAGGGCTCTGCTGACTGGATGAAGCGTAATTTGTATTACCGAATAGAAGTTGTTTTTCCCATTCTAAATAAAAACCTGAAGAAAGAGGTAATGAAAATGCTGGATCTTCAGTTGAGAGATAATACCAAGGCCTGTTACATCAATCAAAACCTTCAGAATATCCGGGTAAAAAATAAAGAAACCGGAATTCAGGCGCAGGTGGATTTCTACAAATGGCTTAAAGCACTTGAGAATGTAAGCGCTAGTGAACCGGAAAAAACACCATTGCAATAA
- a CDS encoding TonB-dependent receptor, giving the protein MKQTLRFGVIVIAFFVMVSFSAIAQTGTISGKVLDEDNGDVLIGANVRVKGTTKGSVTDVSGEFKIGDVNTGSQTIVISFIGFADKEIQVSVNEGLNTDIGSVGLGSSAIGLAEVQIIASVAVDRKTPVAVSTIKQAELESKIGSQEFPEILKSTPGIYATKSGGGFGDGRVNIRGFNDENVAVLINGVPVNDMENGNVYWSNWAGLTDATRSMQVQRGLGASKVAVPSIGGTINIISKATDFEKGGNVYVATGNDAYSKVGFSLNSGLSENGWAFTLSGARTKGDGYVDGTEFLGYSYYANIAKQINDDHEVTFTAIGTKQRHGQRESNSLLIDYEESPSGIKYNPDWGYKNGEVLHVEDNFYHKPQLSLNHYWTLSDRAEISTAAYASFGTGGGGGTGGTFDKSVRTGGQYGPIDVDYFVEQNENTVDGNALAWLRASRNDHKWYGVLSSLKYDINSNLQFLGGLDFRYYKGSHFYEITDLLGADYVLNNDDINNPNRILKKGDKYNYNYDGIVLWEGVFGQFEYTKDKLSTFLSLAASNTSYSRVENFKETPDNKDSEDISFFGYQIKGGANYNLTRNHNIFANVGYFEKAPFFRNVFLSRTSNAANEDAVNEKIMSTEIGYGYRETNFTANVNIYRTQWLDKASVRSLSNGGQVFYANITGIDALHQGVEVDALYKGIKNFTFTGMLSVGDWRWQNNVQNVRIEDEDGNPLGDPINIFIDDLKVGDAAQTTAAFGVKYSADENITIGVDYNYYDNLYASFDPTSRTSENVADAWQVPAYGIFDLNLTYKLQIGDLKASIYGNIYNLADTEYVADANDGGDAANSRVYYGYGRNWNLGLKINF; this is encoded by the coding sequence ATGAAACAAACTTTACGATTTGGAGTTATTGTCATCGCTTTTTTTGTGATGGTCAGCTTTTCTGCTATTGCCCAGACGGGGACAATTAGCGGTAAAGTACTTGATGAAGACAATGGGGATGTCCTTATTGGTGCTAATGTACGCGTGAAAGGAACCACCAAAGGGTCAGTAACTGACGTAAGTGGAGAATTTAAGATCGGTGATGTAAATACAGGATCACAAACTATTGTGATCTCATTTATAGGTTTTGCCGACAAAGAAATCCAGGTATCAGTAAATGAGGGATTAAACACCGATATCGGTAGCGTGGGATTAGGCTCAAGCGCAATTGGTTTGGCGGAAGTACAAATTATTGCTTCGGTTGCCGTCGACAGAAAGACTCCTGTTGCCGTGTCAACCATAAAGCAAGCTGAGCTTGAATCAAAGATTGGTAGCCAGGAATTTCCTGAAATTTTAAAGTCTACACCTGGAATTTATGCCACTAAATCTGGTGGAGGTTTCGGAGACGGCCGAGTAAACATAAGAGGTTTTAATGATGAGAACGTTGCTGTTTTAATTAACGGAGTTCCTGTTAATGACATGGAAAATGGTAATGTTTACTGGTCAAACTGGGCTGGTTTAACCGATGCTACAAGATCAATGCAGGTACAGAGAGGTCTGGGAGCTTCTAAAGTGGCGGTGCCCTCTATTGGAGGTACAATTAACATCATCTCAAAAGCTACTGATTTTGAAAAGGGTGGTAACGTATACGTTGCAACGGGTAATGATGCTTATTCTAAAGTAGGTTTTAGTTTAAATTCTGGATTGTCTGAAAATGGTTGGGCATTTACTCTTTCCGGTGCGAGAACTAAGGGAGATGGATATGTAGATGGAACTGAGTTTTTAGGGTACTCTTACTATGCCAATATTGCCAAGCAGATTAACGATGACCACGAAGTTACATTTACTGCAATAGGTACTAAACAAAGACATGGACAAAGAGAATCAAATAGTTTATTAATAGATTATGAAGAGAGCCCTAGCGGTATTAAATATAACCCTGATTGGGGGTACAAAAACGGAGAAGTTCTTCATGTAGAAGATAACTTCTATCATAAGCCGCAGCTATCTTTGAACCATTACTGGACATTGAGCGATAGAGCTGAAATATCTACAGCTGCCTATGCTTCATTTGGTACCGGCGGTGGCGGTGGTACCGGTGGTACATTTGATAAAAGTGTAAGAACCGGAGGACAGTATGGTCCTATAGATGTAGATTATTTTGTAGAGCAAAATGAAAATACTGTTGATGGAAACGCTCTTGCTTGGTTAAGAGCATCAAGAAACGACCACAAGTGGTACGGTGTATTATCTTCATTAAAATATGATATCAATTCAAATCTACAGTTTTTAGGAGGTCTGGATTTCAGATACTACAAAGGAAGTCACTTCTACGAAATCACAGACCTACTTGGTGCTGACTATGTGTTGAACAATGACGATATCAATAATCCAAACAGAATTCTTAAGAAAGGTGATAAGTACAACTACAACTATGATGGTATAGTACTTTGGGAAGGTGTATTTGGTCAGTTCGAGTATACTAAGGATAAGCTTTCTACATTTCTTTCATTGGCTGCTTCAAATACTTCTTACTCAAGAGTTGAGAATTTCAAAGAAACACCTGATAACAAAGATTCAGAGGATATATCATTTTTTGGATATCAAATCAAGGGTGGAGCTAACTATAACCTGACAAGAAACCACAACATCTTTGCTAATGTTGGGTATTTCGAGAAGGCTCCTTTCTTCAGAAACGTATTCCTAAGCAGAACTTCAAACGCTGCTAACGAGGATGCTGTTAATGAAAAGATCATGAGTACCGAGATCGGATACGGATATAGAGAGACGAACTTCACGGCTAATGTTAACATTTACAGAACTCAGTGGTTAGACAAAGCTTCTGTAAGGTCGTTAAGCAATGGAGGTCAGGTGTTCTATGCCAATATCACCGGAATTGATGCCCTGCACCAGGGAGTTGAGGTTGATGCCTTGTACAAGGGGATTAAGAACTTCACCTTTACTGGAATGTTGTCAGTGGGTGACTGGAGATGGCAAAATAATGTTCAGAACGTAAGAATAGAGGATGAAGATGGTAATCCACTTGGCGACCCCATTAACATTTTCATTGATGATCTGAAAGTTGGTGATGCTGCTCAAACTACTGCTGCTTTTGGTGTGAAATACTCTGCTGATGAAAATATTACCATTGGAGTAGATTATAACTACTATGACAATCTATATGCATCTTTTGACCCTACTTCAAGAACCTCTGAGAATGTAGCTGATGCATGGCAGGTTCCCGCTTATGGTATCTTCGATCTGAACTTAACATATAAACTTCAAATCGGAGATCTTAAAGCCTCAATATATGGAAACATCTATAATCTGGCTGATACTGAATATGTAGCTGACGCTAACGATGGTGGAGACGCTGCTAACTCTCGTGTTTACTATGGATACGGAAGAAACTGGAACCTAGGCTTAAAAATAAACTTCTAA
- a CDS encoding NAD(P)-dependent oxidoreductase, producing the protein MENVKLGIIKEGKVPVDRRVPLTPAQAKEVEENFKNVKVVCQSSDIRCFEDDEYRQNGITLSYSIDDCDVLMGVKEVPIDSLIPNKTYFFFSHTIKEQHYNRKLLQAILQKNIRLIDYETLTDSSGTRIVAFGRYAGIVGAYNGIWAYGKRYNLFDLRRAHACFDLEDLKTEYAKVSLPPIKIVLTGGGRVSKGAMEVLNGMGIRKVTPEEFLKNDFDTAVYCQLDTWDYNKPKDDGEFIRNDFYTNPQNYEGDFLKYTKVADLLIAGAYWDPRAPVLFRREDIMEPDFKIRVIADVTCDIEGSIPSTKRPCTIAEPIYDYNPQDDKVGAPLISEGNITVMAVDNLPCELPRNASEDFGRELVDNVLPHLFGDDTEAVIKRATIAENGALTERYSYLQNYVDDKTTAGTP; encoded by the coding sequence AGAAGGCAAAGTACCTGTCGACAGAAGAGTACCATTAACACCTGCTCAGGCAAAAGAGGTAGAAGAAAATTTTAAAAATGTAAAGGTAGTATGTCAGTCCAGTGACATCCGTTGCTTTGAAGATGATGAGTATCGCCAGAATGGCATTACTTTATCTTACTCCATTGATGATTGTGATGTTTTAATGGGGGTTAAGGAGGTGCCAATTGACAGCCTTATCCCGAATAAAACCTATTTTTTCTTTTCACACACTATAAAAGAACAGCACTATAACAGGAAGCTGCTTCAAGCGATCCTGCAAAAGAATATCAGGCTAATAGATTATGAGACTCTCACCGATTCAAGTGGAACACGTATTGTGGCATTTGGTCGTTATGCAGGTATAGTAGGTGCTTATAATGGTATCTGGGCCTATGGAAAACGTTATAATCTCTTTGATTTGAGAAGGGCCCATGCTTGCTTCGATCTGGAAGACTTGAAAACAGAGTATGCCAAGGTTTCCCTTCCGCCAATAAAGATAGTTTTGACCGGTGGAGGCCGAGTTTCTAAAGGCGCTATGGAAGTGCTTAATGGTATGGGGATTCGCAAGGTGACTCCTGAAGAATTTCTTAAAAATGACTTTGATACAGCTGTATACTGTCAGCTTGATACCTGGGATTACAACAAGCCTAAAGACGATGGCGAATTTATTCGTAATGATTTCTACACCAATCCTCAGAACTATGAAGGAGATTTTCTGAAATATACTAAAGTTGCTGACTTGCTTATTGCAGGTGCCTACTGGGATCCGCGGGCTCCTGTTCTCTTCAGACGGGAAGATATCATGGAGCCTGATTTTAAGATCAGAGTAATTGCTGATGTTACCTGTGACATCGAAGGCTCCATTCCGTCAACAAAACGACCATGTACCATAGCGGAACCTATTTATGACTATAATCCGCAAGACGACAAAGTAGGGGCACCTTTAATCAGCGAGGGAAATATCACCGTAATGGCGGTAGACAATTTGCCTTGCGAATTACCCAGAAATGCCTCTGAAGACTTCGGGCGTGAGCTCGTGGATAATGTACTGCCCCACCTGTTTGGCGATGATACCGAAGCTGTAATCAAAAGGGCAACTATAGCTGAAAATGGGGCCTTGACAGAACGCTACAGCTACCTGCAAAATTACGTAGACGATAAGACGACTGCCGGAACTCCTTAA